The sequence CGGCCCTCGCCGCAGCGGCAACAACGACGGCGGGAGACCGGCTTCCGCCGGGAACCCTCGTCGGGGCGCCGGCCTCCGCGGGCACAGTGACCGGAACCGCCCGGGTCATCCTGGACCCGGCCGGGGCCCGGCTGGAGCCGGGCGAAATCCTGGTCGCTCCGTCCACGGACCCGGGCTGGACTCCGCTCTTCCTGACCGCCGGGGCCCTGGTGATGGAGATGGGCGGACCCGTGTCGCACGGAGCTGTGGTGGCGCGCGAATACGGGATCCCCGCCGTCGTTGGTGTCCCGGACGCGACCCTTCGCATTGCCACCGGCGACACAATCACCGTGGACGGCGCGGCCGGAACGATCGTGTGCAGCGCACGTCCGGCTTCTTCCTGAGGGCAGCAGAAGCGGGCCCGTTCCACAGCAGCTTCACAGTTACGCCACAGTGGCGGCTTAGGCCCGGGCCGCACCGTGGAAGCATGACAAATCATTCTGAAAACACACCGCACACCTTCCTCTACGGCTCAACCGGAGGCAGCGATCCTGATCCCGCACCGCAGGACGATGAGCCGCGCCTTCCGCTGATACGGCGGCCCGAGTTCATCTTCGTGCTGCTGCTGGTGGTCCTGTTCCTTGGAATCTGCGTCTACCTGTTCATCAGGTTCGTACTACCCATCCTGACGCAGATCATCGACGCCCTCCAGGCGACCGGCGCTGCCTGACCGGCCCCGGCCCTGCCAGCACAGGAGGTTCCCATGTCGAGCACGACCGCCCCGGAGATCCGGGGCAGCCTGCTAAACGACCGCTACCAAGTGGGTCCGATGATCGGCCGGGGCGGCATGGGAACCGTCTACCGGGCCGTGGACCACGTCCTTCGGCGGGAAGTCGCCGTCAAGGTGTTCCACCCGGATCTCCACCAGCCGGGCCTGCTGGACTCGCAGCGGCTGGAAACCGAGACCATGGCGCGGCTGAACCATCCCGGCCTCGTCGCCCTCTACGACGCGGGCACCGCCAGGCATGACAGGCAGGAGCTGTCCTTCATGGTCATGGAGCTCGTCGCGGGAGTGGACCTGCGGCTCCAGCTGGCGGCAGCTCCCTTGGGGCTGGAGACGACGGCGCGGCTCGGGGCCCGGCTGGCCGCCACTCTCCACTACGTCCACGGCCGGGCAACCATCCATCGCGACATTAAACCCAGCAATATCCTGCTGGCCAGGTATTCCGACGACGAAGACCTGCAGCCCAAGCTCGCCGACTTCGGTATCGCCGCGCTCATCGGGCGGCCGCGGCCCGTACCGGAGCTGACCGTCGGCACCGCCGCCTACCTCAGCCCCGAACAGGTCCGCGGACGGGAGGCCGGCCCGCCGTCGGACATCTACTCGCTCGGGCTGGTGCTGCTGCAGTGCCTCACGGGCGAAACGGAATACCAGGGTCCGCCCATCGACTCGGCGCTGGCCCGGCTGACCCGTCCGCCGCGGATTCCCGCGGACCTTCCCGGGGGCGTGGCGGAACTTCTTCAAGCCATGACGGACTCGGACGAGGCGCACCGCCCCACCGCAGCGGAAGTCACCCTCTCGCTGAGGCGGGCAGGCAGCGATCCGGACACCGCACGCCGGCTGCGCGACCCCGCGCAGCACGAGACGCCAGGGCTCCGGCCGCCGGACCTGGCGCCGCTGCTTCCCGCCCTGCGGCCCGCCGAACTTACCAACGCTACCCGGGCCTTCCTGCCCGTGGCCGTGGCGCCGGCACCGCCGACAGCCAGCCTCGGCCAGCTCCTCCCCCCCGACGCGCCGCCGGCTGCCCGTCGACGACCCTTCCCAAGACGGCGCGCCGCCATCCTCGCCTCGGCCGCCGCCACGGCCCTGGCCGGCGTCGCAGTCCTGCCCGCCATGCTTCCCGCCGTCTTTCCCTCCGACCCGGCGGGTTCCGCCCCCAATCCGGCCGTCCTCCAGCGGCTTGACGACAACCTGACCCTGCTCGAAGAAAGCCTGGCCCCATGAACATTTCAGCGCCCTTCGCCAAGCCCCTCATCGGCGGCACGCTCGCCGCCCTGCTGCTGGCCGGCTGCTCGGCCCAGCAGGCCAAGGTCTCGCCGGCCGCTCCCGGCTCGCTGCAGGAACGCGCCCAGTCCGTCATGCAGCTGGCCAAGGACAAGGACTACACTGGCGCGCTTGCAGAGATCGATTCCCTGACCGACGACGTCCGCGACGCGGGTGCCACCGGAGAGCTGCCCCGGCAGCAGTGGCTCCAGGCCGAGGCGGCGCTGGCCCAGCTGCGCACCGATCTCGAGGCCCTCACTGGAGGTGTCTCGCCCGCCTCCGCGGACAACACTTCGTCCGCGCCCGTGCCCTCCGCCACGCCATCGCCCTCCGCTGCGCCCGAGGACAACTGCGACGACCAGCCAGACCAGGACCGTGGCAGGGGCACCGATGACAACGTCGGAACCACGGATGACGAGGAAGACTGGCAGGACTGGCAGGACCAGCAGGACGACTGGGACGACCAGACCTCGGCCGACGCCGGCAACGGCTCGGACAGCGACGACGACGAATGGCTCGCGGAGGCCGAGTGGCGGGACGATTAGGCAGCGGCCGGCTTGAGGACGTACCCGGCGCCGCGAAGGGTATGGATCATCGGCGCCCGTCCGGCGTCGATCTTCTTGCGCAGATACGAAATGTAGAGTTCGACGATGTTGTTGTGCCCGCCGAAATCGTAGTTCCAGACCTGGTCCAGGATCTGGCCCTTGCTCAGGACGGTCCGCGGATTGTCCATCAGGTAGTGCAGCAGGTCGAACTCCGTGGTGGTCAGCTGCACCGGCTCGCCGCCGCGCGTGACCTCACGGGTGTCCAGGTTCATCACCAGGTCCCCGACCACCAGCTCGGCCGTCCGCGCCGCCGCCGCACCGGACCGCTGCACCAGCCGGCAGAGCCGCAGCAGCAGCTCCTCCATGCTGAACGGCTTGGTCACGTAGTCGTCGCCGCCGGCGGCCAGGCCGGTGATCCGGTCGGACACCGCGTCCTTGGCGGTCAGGAACAGGGCCGGCACCTCCGGCGCGAAGGTCCGGATCCGGTTCAGCGCGTCCAGTCCGTCGAATCCCGGAATCATCACGTCCAGGACCAGCACATCCGGCCGCGTCTCCCGGGCCAGCCGCACGGCCGACGGTCCGTCGTCGGCCACCGCGACTTCCCAGCCGGCCAGCTGCAGTCCCATGCGGACCAGGTCGGACAGCTGTGGTTCGTCGTCGACCACCAGGGCGCGGATCCGGCTGCCGTCCGGACGGCTCAGCCGGGGCAGGCTGGCCACGAAGTCGAGGGAATCCTGCGCGGCCATACAAGCGCTCCTGAAGATCACGTCAACGGGCAGATACTGAACCAACAATAGCCATTACAGTTACCTCATCACCTTGGGAAGGAGCTGGGAGCTCCGCTCGCGAAGGACAGATCCGGAAGACAAACATGGACAATCGGGGGAAGCCGGACACGGCGCAGGGGGGCACCGAAGCGGCCGTGCCCCGGGAGCTGCCCGGGCACGGCCGCGGCCGCCGCCTGTTCCGGCCGTGGCAGCTGCGGACCAAGCTGGTGATCATCGTCCTGGCCCTGATCGCCGCGATCTGCGCCGCGGTCGGCCTCTCTGCCCACGCCGCCATGGAATCTTTCCTCAGCGGCCAGCTGAACGAGCAGCTCGAACAGGCCTCCACCCGTGCCCTGCGGTCGCAGGATGACTTCCGCCCCGAAGACGAGGACGACCGCAACGGGGACGGCCGCGACAGCGAGTCGGACCAGAACGGGTCCGGACAGGCACCCGAACCGGCGGATCCCCTGACCACCCCCGGCCAGGTCGTCGGCGTGCTGAACGCGCGCATCAGCGAGAGCGACGTCCGCAATGCGGGTGTCTTTATGCCCGACGGCGAACATCAGGACCTCACCGCGGCGGACATGCGGGCCATCACCGGCCTGGAGCTGAACGCCGCCCCCGTAGAGCGCCAGCTCTCGTTCGGCGAGTACCGGCTGGTCGCCCGCTGGAGCGAGCGCCGCGAGGCCACGATCGTCACCGGCCTGCCCCTGCTGGCCAAAGAACAGACCCTCGACTCGCTGACCCGGACCATGACCGGCGTGTCCGTCGCGGGCCTGGTGGCGGCCGCCCTCATCGGCACCCTGATCATCCGCCGGACCCTGCGCCCGCTCGGGCAGCTATCCGGCGTCGCCACCTCGGTCTCCCGGCTGCCGCTGGGCCGGGGCCACGTCGCCATCGGCGAACGCGTCCCCGCAAAGATCGCCGCCCCCACCACGGAGGTCGGGCGAGTCGGCCATGCCTTCAACCTGATGCTGGACAACGTCGCGGGTGCCTTCGATGCCCGGCACCGGAGCGAGACCAAGCTGCGCCAGTTCGTGGCCGACGCCAGCCACGAACTTCGCACTCCCCTGACCGCCATCCGCGGCTACTCCGAAATGATCCGGCTGACCGAGCAGCTCAGCCCGCAGGGCCGGTCCTCGATCGGGAAAGTGGAATCCGAGGCCAAGCGGATGACCGCCCTGGTCGAGGACCTGCTCCTGCTCGCGCGGATGGACGAAGGCCAGCGCGCCGAGCAAAGCGAGGTCGACCTGACCGCACTGGTCGCCGAGTCCGTCAACGACGTCCGCGCCATCGCGCCGAGCCACCGCTGGGTCCTCGACGTCCCCGACGACCCGGTCACGATCCGCGCCAATCCGGGACAGCTGCGCCAGGTCCTGGTCAACCTGCTGACCAACGCCCACCGGCACACCGGCCAGGGGACCACGGTCGTCACCTCGCTGGCCCGGGGCGACGGCTACGTGCGGGTGAGTGTGGCGGACGACGGCCCCGGGATCCCCGAGCACTTCGTCGGCCAGATCTTCTCCCGCTTCGCCCGCGCCGACGCGTCCCGCTCCGACCGCAACGGCACGCACGGCCTCGGCCTTTCGATCGTCAAGGCCATCGTCGCCTCGCACGACGGCACCGTCGGCGTCGACAGCCGCCCCGGGCATACCGAATTCGTCGTGCGCCTCCCCTCGGCCGGGACCGTTCCCACCGGGAACTGACGGACGACGGCGGGTGGCCGGGCAGGCGTTATCCGTCCCGTCCCGTCCGGGTCAGGGACAATCGGCCGTTGCCGCATCCGCCGGTCCAGGAGGAACATGGCCTTCGGAGAGGAGCAGCCATGCCGCACCCGGACGAAGGCGCACCCGCCCCGGCCACCGAGGCACCGGCGTCGTACCGTGCCGCAGGAATCGCCGGCGTCGCCTCCTACCGGCGGATCAACGACTTCCTGACAACCTCGGTTTATGCCCGGCGGCGGGACGAGCCCGGAGTCTGCGACTTTGCGCTCGGCAACCCGCACGACATGCCCTCGGAGCAGTACGTCTCCGCCTACCGCGAGGCGCTCAGCCCGCGGAACGAGGCCTGGTACGCCTACAAGACCAACGAGCCGGCCGCCCGGGAGGCCGCCGCGGCCTCGCTGGAGCGGCACCTTGGCGTCGGCTTCCACGCCGAGGACCTCTACCTGACCACCGGCGGCTTCACGGCGATCGCCATGGCACTGAAGGCCATCGCGGATCCCGGCGACGAGGTCATCTACAGCCTGCCGCCGTGGTTCTGCTACGAACCGCTGATCACCGAGGCCGCGCTGGTGCCGGCCAAGGTGAAGATCAACACGGACACGTTCGACGTCGACCTGGCCGCCATCGCCGCGGCCATCACTTCGCGCACGCGGGCGGTGATCGTGAACTCGCCGAACAACCCCACCGGCCGGATCTACCCGCCGGAGCTGCTCACCGCCCTCGCGGCGCTGCTCGAGGAGGCCTCGGCGCGCATCGGGCGGCGCATCTACCTGATCTCCGACGAAGCCTACAATCGCATCGTGTTCGACGGCGCCCGCTTCCACAGTCCCGCCGAGTTCTACCCCTACACCCTGGTCGCCTACACCTACGGAAAGACGCACCTGGCCCCGGGTGAGCGCATCGGCTACCTCGCCCTGCCCGCCGCCATGCCGGTCCGCCGGCAGCTGGCCGACGCGCTGGCCGCCCTCCAGCTGGCGATGGGCTGGATTTACCCCAACGCCGTCCTTCAGCATGCGCTGCCCGCGCTCGAGCGGTTCACCATCGATATCGGCGCCCTCGAACGGAAGCGGGACCTGATGGTGGAGTCTCTGTCCGGGATGGGCTACCGCATCCGGAAGACGGAGGGCAGCTTCTACCTCTACATCCCCTCCCCCGGCCCGGACGACATGGCCTTCACTGAGGAAGTGGGCGCGGACGGGGTCCTCGTGATGCCCGGCGCCCTGTTCGAGACCCCGGGCTTCTTCCGGGTCTCGCTCACCGCCAGCGAAGACATGGTCCGGCGCAGCCTGCCCGTCTTCGAGGAGGTCCTCCGCCGGCACGGGTAGCCGGAGCGGCCGGCGGCGGAGCGACCCGCCGCCGGCCATCTCTTACTTGGCCGCCTCCTACCGGGCGGCGGGGACGCGGATGAGCTTCTTGTTCACGAACTCCTGCATCCCGAAGCTCGCCAGCTCGCGGCCCACGCCGGAGCGCTTCACGCCGCCGAACGGCAGGTCCGCCTGCGTGTCCGCAACCGAGTTAATGAAGACCATCCCGGTGTCCAGCCGGTCCGCGACGTCTTTGGCCTTCTCCACGTCGGCGCTGAATACCGCTCCGCCGAGGCCGTAGGGAGAACTGTTTGCCAGCTCGATCGCTTCCGCGGCGTCCGCGACCTTGTAGACCACGGCGGCCGGGCCGAAGAGCTCCTCCGTGTAGGCCCGCATACCCGGCTCCACTCCGGTCAGCACCGTAGGCTCCACGTAGGCGCCGGGGCCGTCGACCAGGTGGCCGCCGGTGTGCAGGGTGGCCCCCTTCGAGACGGCATCGTTGATCTGTTCCACCAGCCCCTCGGCGGCGGCGCGGGAGGACAGCGGCCCGAACCGGGTGGCCGGGTCCAGGGGATCGCCGGGCGTGATGCGGGCCATCCGAGCCGTGAACTTCTCGACGAACTCCTCGTAGAGGTCCTCGACGACGATGAAGCGCTTGGACGCGGTGCATGCCTGGCCGGCATTGCCCATCCGTCCGCCCACCGCCGCCTTCACGGTGGCGTCCAGGTCCTCCGAATCCAGCAGGATGAACGGGTCGCTGCCGCCGAGTTCCAGCACGTACTTCTTCAGGTGCTGCCCCGCCAGGGCGGCCACGGCGGCGCCGGCGCGTTCGCTGCCGGTCAGGGAGACGCCCTGGACGCGCGGATCGGCGATGATGTCGGCGACCTGCCCGTTCGTGGCGAAGACATTCACGTAGGCGCCCTCGGGCAGCTGGGCGTCCCGGAAGATCTGTTCCATGGCCAGCGCGGACTGCGGGCAGCTCGGCGCGTGCTTGAGCAGGATGGTGTTGCCGAGCATCAGGTTGGGTGCCGCGAACCGCGCCACCTGGTAGTAGGGGTAGTTCCACGGCATGATGCCCAGCAGCACGCCAACGGGCGCGGAGCGGACTACCGCCTCGCCGCCGCCGCGGACCTTGAGCGGCTCGTCCGCCATGAACCCGGGGCCCTCTTCGGCGTAGTACTCGTAGATGTCGGCCACCAGGCCTACCTCGCCCAGCGCCTGGCTGACCGGCTTGCCCATTTCGAGGCTGATCAGCTCGGCGAGTTCCTGTCGCCGCTCGCGGTACAGCGCGGCCACGCGCCGCAGGACCTCGGAGCGGTCCCCGACGGCGGAATGCCGCCACGATTCAAAAGCCGTCTGTGCCTGCTTCAGCGCGGTCTGGATTTCCTCGTCGCTGGCGGTGGGTGCTTCGAAGATCGTTTCCCCGGTGGCTGGATTGATGCTCTGGTAATGACTCATGCTCATCAAAATATCTCCTTATCAGGGTGGCCGCTCCAGCATTTCCCCATATTTCTTCGGATTTATCCCATGCGCGAACAAATCGATCGGCAATGTTGAAATATCCCCGCGCCGGCAGAGTAGAATATCGTCATTCCCGGCAGTGGCCAGCCGTCATGCCTGCCTGGATCCGGCCGTAAGGAGAGATCGTGGCGTCACCCCCGGTGCTGCAGTCGCAGATCTACCGCTCCTTGCCCGAGATGGAGCGCTCGGAAGCCATCGTGCGCCGGATTTCGACGGCCATCTCGCTCGGCATGCTGCGGGTCGGCGAACGGCTCCCGGCGGAGTCGGAGCTGTCCGAGATGTTCGGCGTCGCCGGTGCGACCCTGCGCGAGGCGCTGGCGGCGCTCCGCGACCAGGGCGTGGTGGAGACCAGGCGCGGCCGCAACGGCGGAACCTTCGTAGTGAAGTCCCCGGCCACGCAGGCTGAGCAGCTGCGCCGGTACCTGCGGGAGACCTCCATCGCGGACCTGCGCGACCTCGGCGATGAGCAGACGGCAGTGGCGTCCGCCGCCGCCCGCCTGGCCTGCGACCGCGCCCACCCCAATGACCTGGACCGGCTGGAACAGCTGGCCCGCGGGCTCGAGCGCGCCGACTCCCCGGAGGGCCGGGCTCGGGCGGACAGCCGCTTCCACATCGAGCTGGCCGTGGTCGCACAGTCACCCCGGCTGACCGCGCAGGAGATCCGGCTGCAGGCGGAAGTCGGCCAGTTGCTGTGGACGCCGCTGGCCGCTATTTTCGACTCCGCGGCAGCCGCGCGGGAGCATCTGGAGATCGTCGACGCCGTGCGGGCGGATGATCCGGACAGGGCCCAGCGGCTGGTCCAGGAGCACATCCGGCGGAACACCTATCATCTGATCGACACCAAGCTCACGCTGACCCATTCCGTCGAGGAACAGGAGATCCCATGAACGCGCCCGTATCGGCCCGGGCCGTGGCCACGTCCATGGGCACGGCCATCGAGTCGTGGCTGAACGCGCTGTACCGGGACCTCTCGTCCTGCTCCGCCCAGGTGGAGGAGCAGCTGGAAGCGAAGATCCATGCGGGCGATAAAGTCTCCCGGAATGACATTTCGGGACTGCGTGGAATATCCGTCGAATTCCTGAATTCCCACCCTATTGTAGTCGGGGCAGGAGTCATTTTCTCCATTTCGGCATTAAAGGACGCGGAAGGCGTCCTGGAATGGTGGTTCCGGAATGCCGCGGGGGAAATCGAAAAGCTGGATTTCGATTTGGCGCCCGAAGGCGAACGGTTCTACGACTACGAGCAACTCCCATGGTTTTCCATTGCGGCCAAGACCGGCCGGCAGTCCATCGCCGGTCCGTACGTCGACTACTTGGGCTTCGACGAGTACATCATGACCTGCACCGTACCCAGCTACGTCCACGGGCAGTTCATCGGGGTCACCGGCTGCGACATCCGGATCCGGGACCTGGAAAATACCTTCATCCCGTTCGTCCGAAGGATCCCGGGCGACGCCGCGATCCTCAACGGCCAGAACCGGGTCATCCTGGGAAACTCGGGCCGCTTCATCGTCGGGGAACGGGTCAAGACGGAGCCGGAAGGCTTCTGCTTCATCCCGCTGAACGTGCCGAACCTCGACCTGCGCCTGATCTGCGCGGCTGAGTAGCCGCACAGACCAGGCCGGCCGCCGCATCAGGTCCGGCCCGCCTCAAGTCCGACCCGCCTCGGCTAGGTTTCGCACCTCCGCCACGGCGTTGGCCCGGCTCTGCCGCACGAATTCCTCGAACAGCAGCGAGCGGTGCCCCGCGTCGCCGTCGGAATCCTCCGGATGCCACTGCACGCCGACCACCCAGGTCCTGCCCGGATGTTCGGTGCCTTCGACCACGCCGTCCCGCGCCACCGCCGCCACGGCGAGCTCCGGGGCCACGGTCCCGACAACCTGATGGTGGCCCGAGCGCACGGTCACCGAGTCCCGGCCCAGGATGGCGGCGACCTTCGACCCCGGCAGCAGGTCCACTTCCTCGTCGAGGAACATCGGCTCCCCCGGCCCGCCCCGGTGCAGGTGCCACGGGTCCAGGTCGGGAATCAGCGTCCCGCCGCACGCCACGTTGAGCAGCTGCGAGCCGCGGCAGATGGCCAGCAGCGGCTGGTCCCGCTCCAGCACCCCGCGGATCAGCTCCAGGCAGTACTCGTCCGCGCGCAGGTCCACGCCGTACGCGTTCGGCACCGGATCGGTATGGCCGTACAGCGAGCCGTCCACGTCCCCGCCGCCGAGGAAGAGCACCCCGTCGTAGCCGGCCAGCGCGGCCTCCGGCAGCAGTTCTTCGGCCGCGCTGTCCACCAGTTCGGCCCGCGCGCCGGCCGCGTGCAGCGTCTCGAACGCCACGCGGGTGAACCGCTCCATCAGTTCCAGCGTCTGTTCCGTCATGCCCGGGAAGGTCAGGGAAACAACGACGGCGATGCGCGGCGCCTCGGGGCCGAGCGTCCCGTTGTCCGGCAGCACCGCGGCCGGATCCACGCGCAGCGGTTCCGCGCTCACCGGGCACCTGCCAGCTGCGGGCCGGCGGCAGCACCCCGCGCCGACGGGCCTTGCCCTTCACCGCCGCGGTAGGCCCGGGCGGCCTCGACCACCCAGGCGAACAGGGCATGGTCGGCGGGATTGCTGTCGGCGGTGTCCTCCGGGTGCCACTGCACGGCCAGCAGCGGCGCGCCCGGAACCTCGAGGGCCTCCACGACGCCGTCGTCGGCCCGCGCGGTGACCTGCAGGCCCGCGCCCAGTTCCCCTGCCGCCTGGTGGTGGTAGGAGGAGACGTCCACCGGCCCGGCCCCGACCACGGACGCCAGCAGCGACCCGGCCGCGACCGTGACCGGGTGCACGGCGCCCTTGTGCTGGACGCTGTCCGCTTCGCGGCCCGGCTCCAGGTGCGGGATCAATGTGCCTCCGCGGGCCACGTTGAGCAGCTGCAGCCCGCGGCAGATCGCCAGCGTCGGCACCCCCGCGGCGACGCACGCGGCCAGGACCTCGGTTTCGAACGCGTCCTGTCCCGCGTAGTCGGCGGGCCAGTAGTGCTCGTCCGGCTCCGCCCCGTACAGCGCGGGCGAAACGTCCGCGCCCCCGGGCAGCACCACGCCGTCGAACCTTTCCACCTGGTCCGCGGCGGCCGCGCCCTCCGGGAACATGATCACCGGCTCGCCGCCGGCCGCGGCGATGCTGCGCAGCACCTGGGCGGCCACCGCCACCCCCTCGAAGCGCAGCCCGTGGACCGAGCTGGACCACATGCCCGGCACCCCGATCAGCGGCCGGCTCATGCGGCCACCTCCGCTCCGAGCGGGAACGGCAGCTGCGGCATCCACTGCCCCCAGATCCGCTCCAGCCGGCCGTCGGCCACCACCGTGGCGAGCGCGGTGTTGAGGTCGGCGAGCAGGAACGGGTTGTCCTGGGCCACGCCCACTCCCCATCGGTTTCCGGTCGGATGCGTGAAGGCCACGTCGTAGGCCGGGTCCCCGCCGAGCGGGACGGTGACGACGTCGTCGTCCACCATGGCGTCCACCTCCCCGTTGCGAAGGGCCGCGAGCATGTCCCCGAAGACGTCCTCGCCGGTGAACGGCACCGGGACGGCGCCGGGGAAGGTCACCGCGAGCTTCATATTCGCGCTGCCCTCGATCGCCGCCACTTTGTAGCCGGCCAGGTCCTCCGGCGAGCGCGCCGGATCGCCCTTGCGGACCAGCACGGTCTCGTCGAACACGGCGTACGGGTCGGTGAAATTCACTACCGCCTGGCGCTCCGGGATGATGCCCTGGCCGCACCAGACGGCATCCACGCGGTGCTCGCGCACGGCCGGCAGCATGTCGTCCCAGGCCAGGAACACCCACTCGACGCGCAGGCCCAGCACGGAGGCCGCCAGCTCGGCCGCGGCCGGCTCGTAGCCGCGCCGGTGTCCACCGTCGGCCAGGTTGAACAGCGGCGGGGCCTCCGAGTCGATGCAGGCCAGCCGCAGGACGCCGGGGGAAAGGGTTGCTCCGCGGCTCACGGGATGGTCTCCCAGTACATCTCGCGGTCCCACTCCGTGATGGCGCCGCAGTACCGCGCCCACTCCTCCTGCTTCAGCTGGGTGTAGATGGAGACCAGGTCCGCCGGCAGCGCCGAGGTGAGGTAGGTGTCCGAGACGAACGCGTCGATGGCGTCCCCCAGGGTGAGCGGCAGCTGGCCGCCGATCGCCGGCACGT is a genomic window of Arthrobacter sp. Marseille-P9274 containing:
- a CDS encoding ABC transporter substrate-binding protein: MSRGATLSPGVLRLACIDSEAPPLFNLADGGHRRGYEPAAAELAASVLGLRVEWVFLAWDDMLPAVREHRVDAVWCGQGIIPERQAVVNFTDPYAVFDETVLVRKGDPARSPEDLAGYKVAAIEGSANMKLAVTFPGAVPVPFTGEDVFGDMLAALRNGEVDAMVDDDVVTVPLGGDPAYDVAFTHPTGNRWGVGVAQDNPFLLADLNTALATVVADGRLERIWGQWMPQLPFPLGAEVAA